GTCGCTCCTTCGACCGCCGAGACCGCGTCGGCGATCGCTTGGATCACCGCCGGGTCCCGGCCCTCGCTGAAGTTCGGCACGCACTCGATCAGGGGCTCGCTCATGTGTCGAAGTATATCGGTCAATCCAGCTTTCGGAAGTTCACCTTCATCGCCGCGAGCCGCGCGAGGTGGCCCTGGAGCCGCTCCAGGAAATCGGGGTAGGAGCGCTCCGCCTGGGGCGTCCATACGACCTCGGCGAGTGCGCAGATGCGGGGAAAGCCCATGTACTCCGCATACTCCGGCGTGGCGATGTACTCGGTCCAGATCTGGCCCTGGGCCCCGAGGACGCGGGCGGCCTCCTGGTCGGTGAAGCCCTCGGGCACCGGGTCGAACGCGTACACCTTTTCAAGCGGCAGGAACCCTCCGATCGCCAGGGGTTCCTTATCGGTGGGCCTCGCCTGATAGTAGTCGAGGTAGAGGTGGCTCGTGGGCGCCATCACGACGTCGTGGCCGGACTTCGCGGCGGTGATGCCGCCTTGGATGCCGCGCCAGGACATGACCGTCGCCCCCGGTGCGAGCCCTCCTTCGAGGATCTCGTCCCACCCGATGAGACGGCGGCCGCGGTCGGCGAGCCACTTGTCCATTTGGCGGATGAACCACGACTGCATCTCATGCTCGTCCTGGATCCCCAGGGCCTTCATCTTCGCCTGCACGCGCTCGCTGGCCTTCCACTGGTCCTTGGGACACTCGTCGCCGCCGACGTGGATGAACTTCGAGGGGAACAGCTCGATCACTTCCGCCAGCACGTTCTGCAGGAACTCGATGGTGGAGTCTTCGGTGTTGAGCACGTTCGGGTTCACTCCCCACGTGGTCATCACCTTGAGATGCGTGTCCGTGTTGCCGAGTTCGGGATACGCGGCGATGGCCGCCTGGGAGTGGCCGGGCATCTCGATTTCGGGCACCACGTTCACGTGCCGGCGCGCGGCGTAGGCGACGATCTCGCGGATATCCTTCTGGGTGTAGTAGCCGCCGTGGCGCACGCCGTCGTACTTCGGCTCCTTGGCGCCGTAGTGGCCGACGAGGGTTTCGTCGCGCCATGCTCCGATCTCGGTGAGCTTGGGGTACCGCTTGATTTCGACGCGCCACCCCTGGTCGTCCGTGAGGTGCCAGTGGAACGAGTTCATCTTGTGCAGCGCGAGGAGATCGATGAACCGCATCACGAACGCCTTGGGCATGAAGTGGCGCGCGCAGTCGAGCATGGCGCCGCGCCATTGGAAGCGGGGCGCGTCCTCGATGCGGGCGCAGGGAATCTGAACCGGACCCGAGGGTTGGGTGCCGAAGGTCGCCGCGGGCATCATCTGGCGCAGGGTTTGGCACCCGTAGAACAGCCCCGACGGCGAGGCCGCGTCGATGCGGATCTGGAAGGGGGACACCTCGAGGGTGTAGCTCTCGTCGGTCGTGTTGCCTCGCCGATCCGGATCGAGCCGCAGGAGGATCGCGCCGTTTCGCGGGGCCTCGCCTTCGTCGACCTCGAGTTTCAGCCCGGTGCCGGGCGCGATCTGTTCCGCAAAGAGCCTCGCCTCGCCGAGGGCCGCCTCGCTGGCGAGGATCACGGTCTCGGCGTTCAGCTCGAACGTGCCGAGCCCGGGGACGACGGAGACCGGAGCGGGGACGAGGTTGAGGGTGGAGAGAGTCGCCATGGCCATCGCGGAGAGCATGGCGCAGGGTTTACCCGCGATCTTTCAGACGTTTCTCGATTTCGCTCCGGAACGGCTCGGGGAACTCCGTCCACGGCGTAGGCTTGGGGTCGAAAACGGCTGGCTCGCCGATTTCGGCGGCGATCGGATCGCCCGTGCTGAAGACCAGAGTGAGGTGGAACACATTTTGCGTGCCGTGCAGGTACCGGTTCGCCATATCCCAGGCGTAGCCTTGGCTCTTGCCCTGTTGTCGGTTCGAGATCTGGCTGACGAGTTGGCCGATGTCGAGAAGGGGCGTCCGGGCGTTCGGCGCGGCCTCAAGCCAGGGCTGGGCCACATCGCGCGAGTCTACGGCCAGCTTGAACACGGTGTCGCGCGGGATGCCGTTTGGGTACGCATCGGTGACTTCGAAGGGAGGCCTTGGCCATACGTCCTGCTCGTACAGGGCCTTTTCGGCAAGGGCGACTTGAGGTGGCGCCAGTTGGCTGATCGCGATGCCGGCAGGGGAGGCCGCGGCAGTGCGCTGGGCGCGTGAGAACGAGCCTACGAGAGGAACGAGCGCGTTGATAGGAATCGAAACGGTGGGGTATCCCAGCATCGCCACTTCGTCGTGGGGAACTCCATAGCCGATCTGCGCGATCAGTGCGGCTTCGTCCAAGAACCGTACCGAACCGACTTCGACCACGTGTCTGACAAAGCGTTGCAGGGGTTCGAGAGGCTTCTCTAGCCATTCGATCAACGTTGGTCTGGCGTGTCGAACGATCAGCCAGCCGTCCTCCCGGAGCAGTTCGCAACCTCTCAACTGGAGGGCCGTGGCGATCCGGCCGAGCGTGGGCTTGCTCGACCAATCGATCTCCAGGCGCCTCTCGGCCACCGACGGGATCCATGCGATCCATTGCCGCCCGTCGTGCGCCGCGAGGGCGTCGAGACTCTCATAGACCAGGGTTCCGATCCGCGGGTGATCGGCGGGATTGAGCAAGTACTCGCGAATCTCCTCGGTTGGTTTCGGAGGAGTGGTCTGGGTCCTCCGGCTTTCCCACCAGTCGGCAATCCACTGAGCGGTCGGGCTGAGTGGGACCGGAGTCTCCGGGTACCGCGCGTCGAGGTGGGGTTGCGTCTCTCCTTCCAAAAGAAGAGTGGTGACCGAGGCGCGTTCACCCGCCATTCGGAGTGTGGCGACATCGCTTCCTTGCACGGAGACGATCACCCTCGTGCTCGGGTCGAACGCGCGCGGTGATGTCTCGCCGTACCCCACCACCCCGCCGCCTTGGCGAACGACCTCCTGTTGGAACCTCTTCACGGTCTCCGCCAGTTCTCGAAGAATGGCATCGCAGCCCTCCGGAAGGCGATGCTGTCGCCCGTTTGGCTGGTTGGAGAACACGATGCGTTCCAGGGGCTGCAGGCCCGACAGCCGCGCGCCGCCGATTTTGGCGAGAAGCTGGACAAGCCCATTCTGGAACGGGAGTTCCTGATAGAGGCGCGAGAGCTCCTCTTCTGCCGCGGGATCGTAGTTTGCCTGCCACCTCGCCTGGGCGCTTCGAATGCGGGTGACCAGATCCTGACAGCGCGCGTCCGTCCACGGCCTTTGGGCTTTGAGGAGGTTCTGGAGGTGTTCGTCGATCTGCCTGGCCCCCGCCTCGCGTGCTGCTTTCTCAAGGCGCGTCTGGAGTCCCTTCGAGCGCGTGAGGATTCTTGCGTCGCCATCCTTGAGCCACTCGCCGTGAACGGCTTGCGCCAAGTGTTCCAGCACCTCCTCGACGGGCGCTTCGTGCACGTCGATCAGCACCATCTGGTTTTGAATGGGGGGGCGCGCATGAAGCGTCAAGCCCGTTGCCTCGCCAATCTGGCGGACGGCGTTCGAAACCGTCGCGCCGCGGATAGCGAGCGTGAGCGGCGCGGGGCCTATCACAGTGTACGCAAGCAGGGCGAGGATCATGAGCTTCCATGTGGAGGACGGGTGGGGGGACCCATATGTTCTGCGCGCAGGGCCAGAGTGCCAGGTGCTGCTGGCCGGGGCTTGCCGAGGGGTACAACGAAACTCGCGACCGTCGGCGACGCGCCACTTGAAGACGCTCCCGCTGCTTTCGAACGAAGAAGCGGTGCAGCCGGGACTCACCCCTGACACGGGTCGCACCTGCCGTTATTGGCGGGGCCAGGCGTCGGTGCGGAACGGCGGCGC
This is a stretch of genomic DNA from Fimbriimonadaceae bacterium. It encodes these proteins:
- a CDS encoding beta-N-acetylhexosaminidase, with the protein product MLSAMAMATLSTLNLVPAPVSVVPGLGTFELNAETVILASEAALGEARLFAEQIAPGTGLKLEVDEGEAPRNGAILLRLDPDRRGNTTDESYTLEVSPFQIRIDAASPSGLFYGCQTLRQMMPAATFGTQPSGPVQIPCARIEDAPRFQWRGAMLDCARHFMPKAFVMRFIDLLALHKMNSFHWHLTDDQGWRVEIKRYPKLTEIGAWRDETLVGHYGAKEPKYDGVRHGGYYTQKDIREIVAYAARRHVNVVPEIEMPGHSQAAIAAYPELGNTDTHLKVMTTWGVNPNVLNTEDSTIEFLQNVLAEVIELFPSKFIHVGGDECPKDQWKASERVQAKMKALGIQDEHEMQSWFIRQMDKWLADRGRRLIGWDEILEGGLAPGATVMSWRGIQGGITAAKSGHDVVMAPTSHLYLDYYQARPTDKEPLAIGGFLPLEKVYAFDPVPEGFTDQEAARVLGAQGQIWTEYIATPEYAEYMGFPRICALAEVVWTPQAERSYPDFLERLQGHLARLAAMKVNFRKLD